In one window of Chryseobacterium sp. JV274 DNA:
- a CDS encoding winged helix-turn-helix transcriptional regulator has product MEEEKIVYSRPQCSTHLAATEDALYVLGGRWTIRVMIAILGGHTRFNELQRTINGISARVLSSELKKLEVNHLVERTVLTDQKPVLVEYVPTEYSESLKDVIAALADWGTKHKKKITA; this is encoded by the coding sequence ATGGAAGAAGAAAAAATAGTGTATTCAAGGCCGCAATGCAGTACGCATCTGGCTGCTACTGAGGATGCTTTATATGTTTTGGGGGGCAGGTGGACCATTAGAGTAATGATTGCTATTTTAGGCGGACATACCCGCTTCAATGAATTACAGCGAACCATCAATGGAATCTCGGCAAGAGTCTTGTCCAGCGAATTGAAAAAGCTGGAAGTGAATCATTTAGTTGAAAGAACTGTTCTTACCGATCAGAAACCGGTGTTGGTAGAATATGTTCCTACAGAATACAGTGAGTCCCTGAAAGATGTGATTGCTGCTCTGGCAGACTGGGGTACAAAACATAAAAAGAAAATTA
- a CDS encoding FMN-dependent NADH-azoreductase — MKRVLHIISSPRSESSISKKLGNAVVEKITAKYPDSVFKKRDLANPLFPHLEESHINAFFTPAENRTSEQLETVKLSDTVIDELHEADIIIIEAPLYNFSITSTLKSWLDHIARAGKTFSYSENGPEGLVKNKKVYLAFSSGGVYSEGERQAYDFVVPYLKQTLGFMGMTDISVVRAEGLSVPVIQDTALQKGIESIVVE, encoded by the coding sequence ATGAAACGAGTACTTCATATTATCTCTAGCCCAAGAAGCGAGTCTTCCATCAGTAAAAAACTGGGAAATGCTGTTGTAGAAAAAATCACGGCAAAATATCCTGACAGTGTTTTTAAAAAACGTGATCTGGCCAACCCGCTTTTTCCTCATTTAGAAGAAAGCCATATCAATGCATTTTTCACTCCGGCCGAAAACCGTACTTCTGAGCAGTTGGAAACGGTAAAGCTTTCTGATACAGTAATTGATGAACTTCATGAAGCAGACATCATCATCATTGAAGCTCCACTATACAATTTCAGTATCACATCCACTCTTAAATCATGGCTTGATCACATTGCGAGAGCAGGAAAGACGTTCAGCTACAGTGAAAATGGTCCCGAAGGTCTGGTAAAGAATAAGAAAGTATACCTTGCTTTTTCAAGTGGCGGAGTATATTCAGAAGGAGAAAGACAGGCCTACGATTTTGTAGTTCCTTACTTAAAGCAAACTCTTGGATTTATGGGAATGACTGATATTTCTGTTGTTCGTGCAGAAGGTCTTTCTGTTCCGGTTATTCAGGATACGGCGCTGCAAAAAGGGATTGAAAGTATTGTTGTAGAGTAA
- a CDS encoding RidA family protein, giving the protein MENNKQPQLINPAELFNPGPYGFSHSISVKSPFQMCFISGQSGGTGENHLLADDFKIQVQNALKNLKIVLQSHSMTFDNVVKITLLIVDHNQEKLKIWAEEAKKVWKESFLPTSTLIPVNQLALPGMLFEIDAIAVKN; this is encoded by the coding sequence ATGGAAAATAATAAACAACCTCAGCTGATCAATCCTGCAGAACTGTTTAATCCTGGGCCTTATGGTTTTTCACACAGTATTTCTGTGAAATCTCCTTTCCAGATGTGTTTTATATCCGGACAGAGCGGCGGTACAGGAGAAAATCATCTGTTGGCTGATGATTTTAAAATACAGGTTCAGAATGCTTTGAAAAATTTAAAAATCGTTTTACAGAGCCATTCTATGACGTTTGATAATGTTGTAAAAATCACTCTTCTTATCGTTGATCACAACCAGGAAAAACTTAAGATATGGGCGGAAGAAGCTAAGAAAGTATGGAAAGAATCATTCTTGCCTACAAGCACACTTATTCCTGTGAACCAACTGGCTTTACCTGGGATGTTGTTCGAGATAGACGCCATTGCGGTGAAAAATTAA
- a CDS encoding M20 family metallopeptidase, which yields MKKLTFSVLCFISLTLSAQGSNKKEEAVAQSTNNIHQSVQIETDRIFDKLVNIRREFHENPELAGYEKQTQERIKQYLLDLGLEVKTGGYGYSVVGILKGDQKGKKIVWRSDMDALPNDYPDPEVFKSKIKGIQHGCGHDIHMAVGLGIAEVLSKNKKSLKGTVYFIFQPEEETFKGAKEMLDKGLLSIINPDEIYGLHVTAIPVGQIMVKPNEMFAYQKKIRIQLKNGLSEDETKGLTKKISNFLYRIQPEAKPWELQSIIDSKIGLANPDTIFKDYLFMDGKFTAYSKNNESFFETYLYETNSSNLDKIIPGVQKIIEDNGYKDKLLSVSFVQGNPTVINDEKLTKSATEILQNLYGKNTIAIDYGQVPFFNDDFSYFQQKIAGVYFFLGGSNFEKGVIAMNHSPNFQVDEESIRTGVRSFSSLLIERLNRN from the coding sequence ATGAAAAAACTTACTTTTAGTGTACTGTGTTTCATTTCTCTGACATTGTCTGCACAAGGATCAAACAAAAAGGAGGAGGCAGTTGCTCAATCTACCAACAATATCCATCAATCTGTTCAGATTGAAACAGACAGGATATTTGATAAATTGGTTAATATCAGAAGAGAATTTCATGAAAATCCAGAATTGGCAGGTTATGAAAAGCAAACTCAGGAAAGAATTAAACAATATTTACTTGATCTGGGGTTGGAAGTTAAGACCGGTGGATATGGTTACAGCGTTGTAGGGATTCTGAAAGGAGATCAAAAAGGCAAAAAAATAGTCTGGAGATCAGATATGGATGCACTACCCAATGATTATCCTGATCCTGAAGTTTTCAAATCGAAAATAAAAGGTATTCAGCATGGCTGCGGTCATGATATACATATGGCGGTTGGATTAGGAATTGCTGAAGTTCTTTCAAAAAATAAAAAATCCTTAAAAGGAACCGTCTATTTTATATTTCAACCTGAAGAAGAAACTTTCAAGGGAGCTAAAGAAATGTTGGATAAAGGCTTGCTTTCTATAATAAATCCTGACGAAATATATGGATTGCATGTAACGGCCATACCTGTAGGACAGATAATGGTGAAACCAAATGAAATGTTTGCCTATCAGAAGAAAATAAGGATTCAGTTAAAAAATGGATTATCCGAAGATGAAACAAAAGGGTTAACGAAAAAGATCAGTAATTTTCTCTACCGTATTCAGCCTGAAGCTAAGCCCTGGGAACTACAATCTATTATTGATTCTAAAATTGGCTTGGCAAATCCTGATACTATTTTTAAAGACTATCTGTTCATGGATGGAAAATTTACGGCCTATTCTAAGAATAATGAGTCCTTTTTTGAAACCTATCTGTATGAGACGAATTCTTCTAATTTAGATAAAATAATTCCTGGAGTTCAGAAAATTATAGAAGATAACGGATATAAAGACAAGCTTCTTTCTGTTTCATTTGTACAGGGAAATCCAACGGTTATCAATGATGAAAAGCTTACAAAATCAGCCACGGAAATTCTTCAGAATCTCTATGGAAAAAATACAATTGCTATAGATTATGGACAGGTTCCATTTTTTAATGATGATTTCTCTTATTTTCAACAGAAAATAGCAGGCGTTTACTTTTTTCTAGGAGGTTCCAATTTTGAAAAAGGAGTGATTGCCATGAATCATTCTCCTAACTTTCAGGTAGATGAAGAAAGTATCAGAACCGGAGTAAGAAGCTTTTCATCGTTACTTATTGAACGTCTTAACAGGAATTAA